The Gammaproteobacteria bacterium DNA segment TCTCGAGGGGCTTCGGCCCATCGCCCTCGGATTGACCGAGGGCACGCCACTCGTAGTCACCCTCGCTCTGCTCGTGGTCGTCGGTCTCTACGAGGAGATTCTCGCGCGCGGGCTCCTGTTGACCCGCGCGCGTCAGCTGCTCGGCGGCGTATGGGCGCCGGTGGCGCTGTCCGCCGTGCTGTTCTCGCTCGGCCACTTCTACCAAGGCCTTTTCGGCATGGTCCAGACCGCCCTCTACGGTGCAGTCCTCGCCGTATTTACGATACGCTGGGGCACGCTCTGGCCCGCGATCATCGCGCACTCGGCCTTCAATACGCTCTCGGTCGTGCAGCTCGGCCAGGTCTCGTCCCCGGGCGGCTGAGCGCGAGGCGTCGGCGCCCGCTCAAGCCTTCGTCAGCGGCCAGACGAATGCGATCAGCGGCACGCCGACGAGCACCACGACGATCGAAAGCGGCAGCCCCAGCCGCCAGTAGTCGCCGAAGCGGTAGCCGCCGGGACCCATCACGAGCGTATTCGACTGATGCCCGATCGGCGTCAGGAAGTCGCACGCCGCCCCGACGGCTACGGCCATCAGAAACGGATCCGGGGCGAAGTGGAGTTTTTGCGCGAGGCTCGCGGCGATCGGCGCCATCACGAGCACGGTCGCGGCGTTGTTGAGGAAAGGCGTGACGACCATCGCCACGACCATGATCAGCGCAAGCGCACCGAGCGGCTGCAGCTCCCCGGTCGCGCTCGACAGCCAGGCGGCGATCAGATCGGTTCCGCCGGTCGTGCGAATCGCCTCGCTGATCGGAATCAGCGCGCCGAGCAGGATCAGGATCGGCCAATCGATCGCGTCGTAGGCTTCCCGCAGGCTGAGCGTTCGCAGCAGCAGGAGCGTGACCGCCGCGCCGAAGAAGGCGATCGCGACCGGCACGATCTCGAGCGCGACGAGGAGCATCGCGGCCGCGAGCACGGCCGCCGGCAGATTCCCTTGCTTGCCGCGGCCGAGTCGCAGGTCGCGTCCGGCGAGCGGCAGGCAGCGGAGCTCGCCAAGTATGTCCGGAAGGCGGTCGAGATCGCCTTGCAGCACGACGACGTCCCCGGGCCGAAACTTCAGCGCGCGCAGCCGATGCGTGATCCGCTCGCCGCCGCGGCTGACGGCGAGCAGGCTCACGCCGAAGCGCTCGGCGAGCGCGACCTGGGCCGCGGACCGGCCGACGAGCAACGAGTCGCTCCGCACGACGGCCTCGACGACGCCGACGTCGCCCGCGGCCGGCCGGCGTGCAGGCGATTCTTCCTCGTCGGACGCAAGCTTCAGCTTGCCCTGCGCGATGACCTTCTCGAGCGCGCCCGGCTCGCCTTCGAGCAGCAGCACGTCGCCGGCGTGCAGCGTCCAGTTGTCGCTGGGCGTATAGCGGCGAAAACGCTCGCGAATAATCGTTCCGATCTCGACGTCGCCTTCGCCGAGCGCCTCGATCTCCGCCACGGTCTTGCCGACGGCCGTCGAGTCCGCCGGAACGCGTGCCTCTGCCGTGTAGCCCTCGATGTTGAACGCCGCATCCATCGTCGCGGCGCCCTTGCGTCCCGTCGGCAGCACGCGGTAGGTGAGCGTGAGCAGGATCACTCCGGCGGCGGCGAGGCCGGCGCCGACCGGGAGAAAATCGAACATCTTGAAAGGCTCCCCGACGATCTCTTCGCGCATCTGGGAAACGATGATGTTCGGCGACGTGCCGATCAGCGTCATCAGTCCGCCGAGGAGACTGCCGAAGGCCATCGGCATCAGCAGGCACGACGGCGACGTGCCGGTGCGGCGCGCGAGCTGAAGCGCCACCGGTATCAGCATCGCGAGAGCGCCGATGTTCTTGACGAAGGCCGAGAGCAGCGTGACGGTGGCGACGAGGCCGAGCACCTGCGTCGTCGGCGACGAGAGGTACGGGCCGACGCGCCGCAGCACGACGTCCACGACGCCGGAGCGGGACACCGCAGCGCTCACGAGCAGCGCCGTTGCCACGATCACGAGGATGTCGTTGCCGAATCCGGAGAACGCCTCGTCGGCCGGAACGATGCCGACGATCACCGAGGCGAGCAGGGCGACCAGGGCCACGAGGTCGTAGCGCAGCCGGCCCCAGGCGAACATCGCCATCATCCCGATGACGATCGCGAACGCGAGCGCCTGATCGAGCGTCACCGGCTCTCGTCGGCTTGATCGGGCTCCGCCTCGCTGCTCCGGCGGCGATGGGGTTCGGCGAGCTCGCGCAACGTCTCGCTCGTGCGACGGGGATCGCGGTCGAGCCGGCCGAGATCGCTCAACGTCACGATGCCGATCAATCGATCGTCC contains these protein-coding regions:
- a CDS encoding type II CAAX endopeptidase family protein, yielding MTEQEGPPLTKRQAAVDVLLTIALVPVCSITAGVVVGALSGGEPSLAAIVFIQALLVLAGVGMLLEWRAQRWSQIGLHAPERRDLARALLVLLSGFAVNAVLTYSVAALSPQTVEEHLEGLRPIALGLTEGTPLVVTLALLVVVGLYEEILARGLLLTRARQLLGGVWAPVALSAVLFSLGHFYQGLFGMVQTALYGAVLAVFTIRWGTLWPAIIAHSAFNTLSVVQLGQVSSPGG
- a CDS encoding SLC13 family permease, with the protein product MTLDQALAFAIVIGMMAMFAWGRLRYDLVALVALLASVIVGIVPADEAFSGFGNDILVIVATALLVSAAVSRSGVVDVVLRRVGPYLSSPTTQVLGLVATVTLLSAFVKNIGALAMLIPVALQLARRTGTSPSCLLMPMAFGSLLGGLMTLIGTSPNIIVSQMREEIVGEPFKMFDFLPVGAGLAAAGVILLTLTYRVLPTGRKGAATMDAAFNIEGYTAEARVPADSTAVGKTVAEIEALGEGDVEIGTIIRERFRRYTPSDNWTLHAGDVLLLEGEPGALEKVIAQGKLKLASDEEESPARRPAAGDVGVVEAVVRSDSLLVGRSAAQVALAERFGVSLLAVSRGGERITHRLRALKFRPGDVVVLQGDLDRLPDILGELRCLPLAGRDLRLGRGKQGNLPAAVLAAAMLLVALEIVPVAIAFFGAAVTLLLLRTLSLREAYDAIDWPILILLGALIPISEAIRTTGGTDLIAAWLSSATGELQPLGALALIMVVAMVVTPFLNNAATVLVMAPIAASLAQKLHFAPDPFLMAVAVGAACDFLTPIGHQSNTLVMGPGGYRFGDYWRLGLPLSIVVVLVGVPLIAFVWPLTKA